A segment of the Arcobacter sp. CECT 8983 genome:
ATCATATAAAAACAATTTTAAAAAATGATGTTGATAACGATATTATAGACTTAGGCTATGGATTAACTTTTGATTCAAAAGACCAAATACTTTATAAATTAGGGCATGAAATTGTACTAACTCATAAGGAGAAACTTCTTCTTACACTTTTTATAAATAATCTTGATAAAACAGTCTCTTCAGAGATGATTCACGAATATGTTTGGGATAATAAAGAGATGGAAGCTGTTAGTATGAGAAGTATGATTCATAAATTACAAAAAAAACTAAAAAGTGGAATGATAGTAAATATTCGGGGTGTTGGTTACAAAATGATAAGGAAAATAAAAGCATAAAATGTAATAATTTAAGCTATTTAATTATACATTTCTTTATTAAGGAAATTTGATGGGTTATATTTTTAGATGTTTTATCTTAATTGTTTTTTTATCCTCTTTATCTTTTGGAAGAAATGATAAGTTGTTCACAAAAAGTGAACTTGACTACATTAATAATAATCCTGTATTAAAAATTTCAATGCTTAACAATTTTGAACCTTTTTCTTTTGAATTAAGAAATAAACATAAAGGTTTTACTTTAGATATTTTAAAAAGAATAGAAAAAATCAGTGGACTAAAGTTTGAGGTAAAAACTTCAAGATGGTCTGATGCTTTAACAAGTTTTAAAGAAAAAGAAGTTGATTTAATATCAGATATCTCTTATACTGATGAAAGAACAGAATATGCTATATACACAAGTCCTTATTATGAGATTCCAACTTTTATATTTGGATTGAAAGCAAATTTAGAATATAAAGATAATAAAAGTTTAATAGGTAAAACTATTGCAGTTTCAAGAAGTACTTTTTATATAAAACAGTTAAAAAAACTTGGTATAAAAGTTTTAGAATTAGATACAAGTTTTGAAAAAGCACAAGCTGTAATTACTGGAAAAGCAGACTATTTTTTAGCTTCATATACTACAGGTCAAAAAGCAATAAGTGATAATACCTTTTATACTTTAAAAGTACATGGGGAGTTTACTTCTATAAAAAAAGAAGACTTAAGATTTGCAACTCATAAAGACAATATTATTTTAAGAGATATAATTGAAAAATCTTTAAATAAAATAGAACCTGAAGAGTTTTCATATTTAGCAAAAAAGTGGATAAATAATAGATTTGACAATCAAATAAATTTTACAGAACAGGAATTGTCTTTTATTAAATCTAATCCAACAATAAAGTACAGTGAAGTAAACTGGAAGCCTTTATCAATTATTGAAGATAATAAAATGAAAGGTATCATGGGGGAGTATTTAGACTTAGTTTCACAAAGAACAGGTTTAAATTTTGAGTTTATACCTTCAAAATCTTGGACTCATGTTTTGCAACAGTTTAAAGAAGGAAAAATTGATTTAGTTCCAGGAGTTGGTTCAAGTCCCCAAGAAAAACAATTAGGTTTAATTTCAAATAGATATGCTAAATATCCTTTTGTTATAGTAACAGATGATAGATATACTTATTTAGATAGTTTAGCTGATTTAAAGAATGCAACAATTGCTGTTCCAAAGTTTTATACAAGTTATAATTTTATAATTAAAAACTATCCTAATATGAAGCTTTTTATAACTGAAGATATTCCAGAAGCTTTAATTGCAGTAGAAAATGGAAAAGCAGATGCTTTTGTTGGTCATATTGCAACTTCTTTGTATTATATTTCTGAATTACATCTAAAAAACTTGAAAGTTGCAGGGACTACTGCATTTGATATCGAACATCACTATTTAATACAAAAAGATATGCCTTTATTATTGTCAATAATTGACAAAGCATTTAATTCTATAACTTTACAAGAAAGAAAAGATATAAATTCTAATTGGATTCAAACAACGGTTGTAGAAAAGAAAATAGACTATAAATTAGTATTCTTAGTTTTCTTTATTTTTATTATCATTCTAACAGTATTTATTTATAGACAAAATATATTAAAAAAATATAACGAAAGACTTAAAGAGTCTTATTCTGATATACAAAGTATTATGAATTCTACAATGGAAGCAATCCTAATTACAGAAAATAGAAAATGTATAGAAGTAAATGATTCTGCAGTTGAACTTTTTGGATATTCATCAAAAGAAGAGATGATTGGACAAGATTTATTGAATTTTATATCAAAAAAACATAGAAGTCTTGTTAAAAATAAAATAAAAAATACAGTAAAAGATCCTTATGAGTTAGAGATTTTAACAGAAAATAGAACAAATATTAAAGCGCTAGGGAAGGGTGTAAACTTAAAGCTTAGTGGGAAAAATGTAAGAATTTCTTCACTTATTGATATCTCTGATATTAAAAATAAAGAAAAACTTTTAATTGAACAATCTAAAATGGCAGCATTAGGTGAAATGATAGGTCATATTGCTCATCAATGGAGACAACCTTTGAGTGTAATAACAGTAATTACAACAAGTTGGGAAGTTTATGAGGAACTAGGAATCTTTGATAAGAAAAAAGTTTTAGATGAGGGTAAATTGATTTTATCTAATGCAAAATATTTATCACAAACTATTGATGACTTTAGACATTTTATAAAAGGTGAAAACTCTTCTTCTGAGTTTAATATTAAAGATTTAATTGATAATTTAATAAGGCTATTAAACCCTTCTATTCAAAATGAACAAATAACTTTAATCTTAAGTAATAAAATAAATAAACAATTAATAGGTGGACAAAATAATATTCTTCAAGCTTTAATAAATATCATAAATAATTCAATTGATATTCTAAAACAAAAAAATGAAGACAAACTTATATTTTTAGAAGTAAAAGAAAATAAAGAAAATAAAGTGCAAATCATTATAAAAGACAATGGTGGCGGAGTAAATGAAAATATTATTAATAAAATCTTTGAGCCATATTTTACAACAAAACACCAATCCCAAGGAACAGGGCTTGGTTTATATATGACATATAATATATTAGAAAAAGCAAATGCTTCTATTGAGGCAAAAAATTGTAAATTCACTTATAATAAAAAAGAGTACAAAGGTCTTAGCTTTACTATTACTTTTTAAGAATAAACTCTTTATCAAACTCTTGATATATATCTTTATTCTTTGAGTATATTTTATAAATTGCACCTTTGTATTTAAACTCTAAATAATTTGCTTGCAACCACAATCTATAAGAACCACTGTGTTTAATTCTTGTTTGTTTAGAAATAGTTTTATTTAAATACTCTTCAGCAACTTCATCACAAACACCATAAATAGGGTCACCTAAAATAGTATGACCGATTGAATTAAGATGTATTCTTATTTGATGTTGTCTTCCTGTAATTGGATTAACTTCTATTAGTGTTAAGTCTTTATCTTTATTGTACTTTAAAGGCTTTACATTAGTTATTGATTCTTTTCCTTCTTCTTTAGAACATGTTGCCATTCTAACGCCAATAGCTTTTCCCTCTTTTTTTAGGTTTTTATCAATAGTTATTTCTTTTTCAAGTTTACCTTTTACAATGGCAAGATAAGCTTTTTTATACTCTTTTTTTTCAAACATAGTTGCGAGGGCATTAGTAGTTTTATTATTACGTCCTACTAAAACTAAACCAGAAGTTTCTGCATCAATTCTATGGGCTTGATTAGCTTTGTCTCCAAAGTGATATCTTATTTCATCCAAAAGTGAATATTCCGTGCTTTTAGATATAGGGTGAATCATTAAGTTAGATGGCTTATCAAAAATAGCAAAATCAGTAAATGTAATAAGAGGATTAAGTCCTCTAGTATGTCCCTCAAAAACAGCCATGTATATATAATCTTCTTCTATAACTTGAGATATCTTATAAGGTACTTTGTTACTATTGAAGATTCTACCACGACTAAGCATACGACTCGATATCTTGGGGCTTAGAGTTAAGTCTTGTAATAATGCAATTTGAATAGTTTTACCTTTAGTAACTGAAAATTTTTTTAAAGTGAATGGCAATATTGTATCCTAGAAATTAAGTAAAATTTTAGGCAAAAGATATACAAAAATTAATATAAAATTTTGGCTAATTTAGATAACATATCATACTAAAAAAATAAGAAGTTTTTAATAAAATTTAATAAATATAGATTACAAGGGATTTGCAAATGGTTGAAAGATATGCCAGAGAAGAAATGAAAAAACATTGGACACAACATGCAAGATATGCTGCATGGCTTGAAGTAGAAAAAGCTGCAGTAAAAGCATGGAATAAATTGGGGCTTATCCCTGATGAAGATTGTAAAAAAATCGTTGAAAATGCTACTTTCTCTGTTGAAAGAATTGAAGAGATTGAAGCAGTTACAAAACACGATTTAATTGCATTTAATACAAGTGTTTCAGAATCACTTGGAGAAGAATCAAGATGGTTCCACTACGGAATGACTTCTTCAGATGCAGTTGATACAGGTGTTGCATTACAAATGAGAGACTCTTTAAAAATTGTTATTGATGATGTAAAGATGTTAATGGAGTCTATTGAAAAAAGAGCCCAAGAGCATAAGTTTACACTAATGGTAGGAAGAAGCCATGGTATCCATGGGGAGCCTATTACATTTGGTCTTACTCTTGCAGTTTGGTATGACGAAATGGCAAGACACCTTAAAAATCTTGAAGAGACTATGGAAGTTATTTCTGTAGGTCAAATCTCTGGAGCTATGGGTAACTTTGCTCACGCTCCATTAGAGCTTGAAGAGTATGCAATGGCAGAACTTGGGCTTAAACCTGAACCTTGTTCAAACCAAGTTGTTCATAGAGATAGATACGCTAGACTTGCAACGGCACTTGCAACAATGGCTTCTTCTATTGAAAAGTTTGCAGTTCAAGTAAGACACTTACAAAGAACAGAAGTTTATGAAGCAGAAGAGTTTTTTGCAAAAGGTCAAAAAGGTTCTTCTGCAATGCCTCACAAAAGAAATCCTATCTTAACTGAAAATATCACAGGTCTTGCAAGAACAATCAGAGCTTATGCAATTCCTGCAATGGAAAATGTTGCATTATGGCATGAAAGAGATATTTCACACTCATCAAGTGAAAGATTCTGGTTACCAGATGCATTTATTACAACTGACTTCATGCTTCATAGAATGAATAATGTAATCGCTAACTTAACAGTTATGCCAGAAAATATGATGAAAAACTTAAACCAAACTGGTGGATTAGTATTCTCACAAAGAGTATTATTAGAACTTCCAAAAGCTGGTGTTTCAAGAGAAGATGCTTATAAAATCGTTCAAAGAAATGCAATGAAAGTTTGGGAAGAGATTCAACAAGGAAAACCAACTACAAATGAAAATGGTGAATCATTATACTTAGGACACTTATTAGCAGATGAAGATTTAAGAGCTAAATTAAGTGAAGAGCAAATTAGAGAGTGTTTTAACTACGACTACTACACTAAAAATGTAGATGCAATTTTCAACAGAGTTTTTAAAAAATAAATAAATTATAATCGAAAAAGGCAAGCAATATGGCAATTATGATTAAAAAAAGAAACGGGAGAAAAGAGGTTTTAGATATCACTAAAATCCAAAAAATGACAATCGATGCAACAAAAGATTTAGATGGAGTATCTCAATCTGAGTTGGAACTTGATGCACAAATTAAGTTTGTTGATGGAATGAGTTCTGCTGATATTCAAGATGCACTGATTAAAACAGCAGTAGAAAAAATTGATATTGATGTTCCAAACTGGACATTTGTAGCAGCAAGACTGTTTTTATTTGACCTTTACCATAGAGTTGGAAAATCAACTCATGGAATCAAAGGTGAGCCATATTGCCATTTAAAAGACTATTTAAGATATGGAAAAGAAGCAGGTAGGTTAATCCCTAATCTTGGTGAAGGTTTCGACTTAGATGATTTAAATGAGTATATAGATTCAGACAGAGACTTATTATTTAACTATCTTGGAATCAAAACTTTATATGATAGATATCTAATCAAAAATAAAGATGGAAATCCAATAGAACTTCCTCAGCATATGTTTATGGCTATTGCTATGTTCTTAGCTCAAAATGAAGAGAATAAACAACAAAGAGCAAAAGAGTTCTATGATGTAGTATCTAAGTTTGAAGTTATGCTTGCAACACCAACATTATCAAATGCAAGAACAAATAGACACCAACTAAGCTCTTGTTATATTGGTTCAAGTCCAGATAATATTGAAGGTATCTTTGATGGATATAAAGAGATGGCATTACTATCTAAATATGGTGGTGGTATTGGTTGGGATTGGAATCAAATCAGAGCCTTAGGTGGTTCTATTGATAGCCATAAAAATGCAGCTGGTGGTACAGTTCCATTCCTTAAAATTACAAACGATATTGCAATTGCAGTTGACCAATTAGGTACTAGAAAAGGTGCAATTGCAGTATATGTTGAACCATGGCATATGGATATTTCAGATTTCATTGATTTAAAAAAGAACTCTGGTGAAGAAAGAAGAAGAGCTCATGATTTATTTCCTTCATTATGGATTACAGACCTATTTATGGAAAGAATTCTAGAAGACTCTCATTGGACTTTATTTGACCCATTTGAAGTAAAAGATTTATCAGAACTTCATGGTGATGAGTTCAAGAAAAGATATGAAGAGTATGAAAATGACGAGTCTATTACAAAAGATAGAATCAAAGCAAAAGATTTATGGAAAAAAATTCTAACTTCTTATTTTGAATCTGGAAGCCCATTTTTATGCTTTAAAGATAATGCAAATAGAGCTAACCCAAATTCTCACGTTGGTCATATTAGGTCTTCAAATCTTTGTACGGAGATTTTCCAAAATACAAACCCTAACCACTATAAAATTAAGTTAGAGTTTGAAGATGGAACAATTGAAACATATGAAGAAGAGGATACTATTCTTATAGATGGTGGACAAGAAAAGAAAGCTAATAAAGTAACTGCACTTGACTCTATAAACGGTAAAAAAGTATTTATAGTTGAAAAAGAGAAAATTGATGGAGATACAGCTGTATGTAACTTAGCATCAGTAAACTTATCTAGAATCAACACAAAAGAAGATATTGAGAGAGTTGTTCCAATTGCAGTTAGAATGCTTGATAATGTAATTGACTTAAACTTCTATCCTCTAAGAAAAGTAAAAGCTACAAACTTAAAATCAAGATCTATTGGTCTTGGTGTTATGGGTGAGTCTCAAATGCTTGCAGAACAAAAGCTTGTATGGGGTAGTGAAGAACACTTTAAGAAGATTGATTCAGTTATGGAAGCAATCTCTTATAATGCAATTAGATCTTCAAGTGAACTTGCAGTTGAAAAAGGTATTTATCCTACATTTGAAGGTTCAAACTGGTCTAAAGGTATTATGCCACATGACCATGCACCACAATCAGTTAATGCACTTGTAGATAAAGACCTATTTGATGCAGGATATGATTGGGAAGTATTAAGAGAACAAGTAAAAACAAATGGTATGAGAAATGGTTACTTAATGGCTATTGCTCCTACATCATCTATTTCGATTCTTGTTGGAACAACACAAGCGATTGAACCAGTTTATAAAAGAAAATGGTTTGAAGAGAACTTATCAGGACTTATTCCTGTAGTTGTACCAAACTTAAGTCCTGAAACTTGGGTTTATTATACACCAGCATATGAAGTAGATCAAATAGATATTATTAAAGCTGCTGCTGTTAGACAAAAATGGATTGACCAGGGGCAAAGTACAAATATCTTTATGAGTTTAGAAAAAGCAAGTGGTAAATATCTACATGAGATTTATACTACAGCTTGGAAGCTAGGTCTTAAATCAACATATTATTTAAGATCTCAATCTCCTGAGGCTTCTAATGATGTTGAGGATAGAAGTATGGAGTGTGCAGGTTGTCAATAAGATAACCTTACACTTTTTATATACAAAAGTCTAAAATTAAAATATATAATGTCAAAAAACAGAGGTAAATAAAAGTGGGAAGAAAAACGATATATAATCCAGATTCTAAAGAGACTTTCAATGAAAGAAGAATCTTTGGGGGAAATCCCGATGGAATGATTAACTTCACTAAAATGAAGTATCAATGGGCTTTAAGACTTTGGGATACGATGGAAGCAAATACATGGTTCCCTAAAGAAGTACAAATGACTGGTGATGCTAAAGATTATAAGTACTTAAGCCCAGCAGAGAAAAGAATGTATGATTTAGTACTTTCTCAATTAATCTTTATGGATTCTTTACAAACAAATAACTTAATGGATAATATTAATCCATATATCACTGTTCCTGAGATTAATGCTTGTTTATCAAGACAATCTTATGAAGAAGCAAATCACTCAAAGTCATACGCAGTTATGGTTGAGTCTATTTCTGATAATACAGATGAGATTTATGATAAGTGGAAAACAGATGAGAAGTTAAGAGAAAAGAATAACTATATTGCAGAGGTTTATCATAACTTAGCAGGGGATATTACTGATCAAAAGATAGTATTAGCTATGTTTGCTAACCAAATCTTAGAAGGATTATATTTCTATGCTGGATTTGCAGCAATGTATGCCCTTGGAAAATCAGGGAAAATGCTTGGTTCTTCTCAAATGATTAGATTTATTCAAAGGGATGAAGTAACTCATTTACTTCTTTTCCAAAATATGATTAACTCTACAAGAAAAGAGAGACCTGATTTATTTACTCCTGAATTAGAACAAATTGTAAGAGGTATGTTTAAAAAAGCAGTAGAACTTGAATCTTCTTGGGGTGCATATATTACTCAAGGACAGATTTTAGGGTTTACAGACGCTATTATCACTCAATATATCCAATATCTTGCAGATAGAAGACTTGAAGCAGTTGGTTATGCTCCTGAGTATAATGTGAAGCATCCTATTCCTTGGGTTGATGGGTATGCAAGTTTTAATGACCAGAGAACTAACTTCTTTGAAGGGAATGTAGTAAACTACTCGAAGGGTTCTATCGACTTCGACGACTTCTAAAAAAAGAGTTTTATTAATAACTCTTTTTTGAAATTTCTGCGTTATCGTGGAAATTTCATCAGTCACTTACTTTAGTAAGCTCCCAATAAAATTGCCACTCTGGCCTTGAACTTTCTAAAAAATAATTCTCACTAAAACTCTTTTCATGTATATGTTTATACTATAAAATAATTATGTCTTATAATAGAATTATAGTATTTATAAGCATATGGTTTTTTGATAAAATATGAAATGTTTTAATCAATTAATTAAAAAGTGTAGCAATATTTTGAAATTTTGCGTTAACATAAAAACTTTTTTATAGTAAATTCTACAAAATATAAAGTATAAGAGATAATAATTATGTAGATAATATCGTATCTGTATCAGCACTTCTGTAAAAAAATAATTTTAT
Coding sequences within it:
- a CDS encoding ribonucleotide-diphosphate reductase subunit beta — its product is MGRKTIYNPDSKETFNERRIFGGNPDGMINFTKMKYQWALRLWDTMEANTWFPKEVQMTGDAKDYKYLSPAEKRMYDLVLSQLIFMDSLQTNNLMDNINPYITVPEINACLSRQSYEEANHSKSYAVMVESISDNTDEIYDKWKTDEKLREKNNYIAEVYHNLAGDITDQKIVLAMFANQILEGLYFYAGFAAMYALGKSGKMLGSSQMIRFIQRDEVTHLLLFQNMINSTRKERPDLFTPELEQIVRGMFKKAVELESSWGAYITQGQILGFTDAIITQYIQYLADRRLEAVGYAPEYNVKHPIPWVDGYASFNDQRTNFFEGNVVNYSKGSIDFDDF
- a CDS encoding RluA family pseudouridine synthase codes for the protein MPFTLKKFSVTKGKTIQIALLQDLTLSPKISSRMLSRGRIFNSNKVPYKISQVIEEDYIYMAVFEGHTRGLNPLITFTDFAIFDKPSNLMIHPISKSTEYSLLDEIRYHFGDKANQAHRIDAETSGLVLVGRNNKTTNALATMFEKKEYKKAYLAIVKGKLEKEITIDKNLKKEGKAIGVRMATCSKEEGKESITNVKPLKYNKDKDLTLIEVNPITGRQHQIRIHLNSIGHTILGDPIYGVCDEVAEEYLNKTISKQTRIKHSGSYRLWLQANYLEFKYKGAIYKIYSKNKDIYQEFDKEFILKK
- a CDS encoding ribonucleoside-diphosphate reductase subunit alpha, whose amino-acid sequence is MAIMIKKRNGRKEVLDITKIQKMTIDATKDLDGVSQSELELDAQIKFVDGMSSADIQDALIKTAVEKIDIDVPNWTFVAARLFLFDLYHRVGKSTHGIKGEPYCHLKDYLRYGKEAGRLIPNLGEGFDLDDLNEYIDSDRDLLFNYLGIKTLYDRYLIKNKDGNPIELPQHMFMAIAMFLAQNEENKQQRAKEFYDVVSKFEVMLATPTLSNARTNRHQLSSCYIGSSPDNIEGIFDGYKEMALLSKYGGGIGWDWNQIRALGGSIDSHKNAAGGTVPFLKITNDIAIAVDQLGTRKGAIAVYVEPWHMDISDFIDLKKNSGEERRRAHDLFPSLWITDLFMERILEDSHWTLFDPFEVKDLSELHGDEFKKRYEEYENDESITKDRIKAKDLWKKILTSYFESGSPFLCFKDNANRANPNSHVGHIRSSNLCTEIFQNTNPNHYKIKLEFEDGTIETYEEEDTILIDGGQEKKANKVTALDSINGKKVFIVEKEKIDGDTAVCNLASVNLSRINTKEDIERVVPIAVRMLDNVIDLNFYPLRKVKATNLKSRSIGLGVMGESQMLAEQKLVWGSEEHFKKIDSVMEAISYNAIRSSSELAVEKGIYPTFEGSNWSKGIMPHDHAPQSVNALVDKDLFDAGYDWEVLREQVKTNGMRNGYLMAIAPTSSISILVGTTQAIEPVYKRKWFEENLSGLIPVVVPNLSPETWVYYTPAYEVDQIDIIKAAAVRQKWIDQGQSTNIFMSLEKASGKYLHEIYTTAWKLGLKSTYYLRSQSPEASNDVEDRSMECAGCQ
- the purB gene encoding adenylosuccinate lyase; translation: MVERYAREEMKKHWTQHARYAAWLEVEKAAVKAWNKLGLIPDEDCKKIVENATFSVERIEEIEAVTKHDLIAFNTSVSESLGEESRWFHYGMTSSDAVDTGVALQMRDSLKIVIDDVKMLMESIEKRAQEHKFTLMVGRSHGIHGEPITFGLTLAVWYDEMARHLKNLEETMEVISVGQISGAMGNFAHAPLELEEYAMAELGLKPEPCSNQVVHRDRYARLATALATMASSIEKFAVQVRHLQRTEVYEAEEFFAKGQKGSSAMPHKRNPILTENITGLARTIRAYAIPAMENVALWHERDISHSSSERFWLPDAFITTDFMLHRMNNVIANLTVMPENMMKNLNQTGGLVFSQRVLLELPKAGVSREDAYKIVQRNAMKVWEEIQQGKPTTNENGESLYLGHLLADEDLRAKLSEEQIRECFNYDYYTKNVDAIFNRVFKK
- a CDS encoding transporter substrate-binding domain-containing protein, yielding MGYIFRCFILIVFLSSLSFGRNDKLFTKSELDYINNNPVLKISMLNNFEPFSFELRNKHKGFTLDILKRIEKISGLKFEVKTSRWSDALTSFKEKEVDLISDISYTDERTEYAIYTSPYYEIPTFIFGLKANLEYKDNKSLIGKTIAVSRSTFYIKQLKKLGIKVLELDTSFEKAQAVITGKADYFLASYTTGQKAISDNTFYTLKVHGEFTSIKKEDLRFATHKDNIILRDIIEKSLNKIEPEEFSYLAKKWINNRFDNQINFTEQELSFIKSNPTIKYSEVNWKPLSIIEDNKMKGIMGEYLDLVSQRTGLNFEFIPSKSWTHVLQQFKEGKIDLVPGVGSSPQEKQLGLISNRYAKYPFVIVTDDRYTYLDSLADLKNATIAVPKFYTSYNFIIKNYPNMKLFITEDIPEALIAVENGKADAFVGHIATSLYYISELHLKNLKVAGTTAFDIEHHYLIQKDMPLLLSIIDKAFNSITLQERKDINSNWIQTTVVEKKIDYKLVFLVFFIFIIILTVFIYRQNILKKYNERLKESYSDIQSIMNSTMEAILITENRKCIEVNDSAVELFGYSSKEEMIGQDLLNFISKKHRSLVKNKIKNTVKDPYELEILTENRTNIKALGKGVNLKLSGKNVRISSLIDISDIKNKEKLLIEQSKMAALGEMIGHIAHQWRQPLSVITVITTSWEVYEELGIFDKKKVLDEGKLILSNAKYLSQTIDDFRHFIKGENSSSEFNIKDLIDNLIRLLNPSIQNEQITLILSNKINKQLIGGQNNILQALINIINNSIDILKQKNEDKLIFLEVKENKENKVQIIIKDNGGGVNENIINKIFEPYFTTKHQSQGTGLGLYMTYNILEKANASIEAKNCKFTYNKKEYKGLSFTITF